A section of the Castanea sativa cultivar Marrone di Chiusa Pesio chromosome 12, ASM4071231v1 genome encodes:
- the LOC142619421 gene encoding autophagy-related protein 9: protein MMFSGPNGANPLSIFKWKRRGESSLADSLLKDVPPEIELSDYGRVPPSPGSESPSGLLYGESLNVEPIADLDLFFERLYSYYSQKGLRSIIIKWIFELLMLAFVILYSGFFLLVVDWTFLWNAKCGMDAIESGNKPCDLVKEALHQHPLTPLTLTRAIIVGYLGLLSIYWIFCFLRFFAQLKDIRGIRHFYYNNLHVTDDEIKTMPWATILEKVVRLQSSQQLCVVKDLSAHDIVMRLMRKENYLIGMLNKGVLAFPVSQWVPGVGPMVKIGSDGRQHRLILTKTLEWALNWCILQSMFDRNFCVKRDFISNPMTLKRRLKVVGLAMLLLSPFIAIFMLVFLFLRHAEQFYHHPSIALSRRWSTLSKWLFRQYNEVDHLFKHRINSSSVEHASNYLKQFPSPIISIIAKFISFVSGGFAAILIIIAFLEESLLEGHIFGRNLIWYAAVFGAITAISRSAVTDELLVHDPEGEMSLVVQHTHYMPRRWRGKENTEKVRMEFETLFKYTIIMLLEEMASIFLTPYLLMFVVPKRVDDILKFIADCTVNVEGVGHVCSFSVFDFQKHGNSNYGSPYNAPRTERSSQGKMEKSFLSFKSSYPSWEPNALGNQFLSNLRTFREQRLQGQGNRQAYSPSRMWRGSPIFRGHGDRPNFPHNSPGTGYRLGPLWLIDADQKNHPYLLDWYYTSQPNHVTGNSRDGPPGPFEATEQHPGDYWMPSNLTPNELRYAEYWGDQFEHRTQSHLRASTSSPFFRDSVLRHHDSSNLVNPTRSHWWDRSGPHGVQPETSFLEPPDFNQHTPANYYDNLSERSSNDHENLHWRDDNKLSRTYMDDLEAGEFNLHFDDIYSRPPETPRIQTQASGDLFVPS from the exons ATGATGTTCAGTGGGCCAAACGGTGCAAATCCTCTCAGTATATTCAAATGGAAACGGCGTGGTGAATCATCTTTGGCAGACAGCTTGCTTAAGGATGTGCCTCCTGAAATTGAATTGTCTGACTATGGAAGGGTACCGCCAAGTCCTGGAAGTGAGAGCCCTTCGGGGCTTCTTTATGGTGAGAGTTTGAACGTGGAACCGATTGCTGATTTGGACCTGTTCTTTGAAAGGCTTTACAGCTACTATTCTCAGAAAGGGCTTCGGTCAATCATTATAAAATGGATATTTGAGCTTCTAATGCTAGCCTTTGTCATTCTTTACTCTGGATTCTTTTTATTAGTAGTTGATTGGACTTTTCTTTGGAATGCGAAGTGTGGGATGGATGCCATTGAATCTGGAAATAAGCCCTGTGATCTTGTTAAGGAAGCTCTTCATCAACACCCATTAACCCCTCTGACACTCACCAGAGCTATCATTGTTGGATATTTAGGGTTATTATCCATTTATTggatcttttgttttttgaggttttttgctCAATTAAAGGACATTCGGGGGATTCGTCACTTTTATTACAACAA TCTCCATGTTACAGACGATGAAATTAAAACAATGCCATGGGCAACAATTCTTGAAAAGGTTGTTCGATTGCAAAGTTCACAGCAGCTTTGTGTGGTTAAGGATCTCTCTGCTCATGATATTGTGATGCGATTGATGCGCAAGGAGAACTACTTGATTGGAATGCTCAACAAGGGGGTGCTTGCATTCCCAGTCTCCCAGTGGGTTCCTGGTGTTGGGCCAATGGTCAAAATAGGCTCAGATGGAAGACAACATCGTTTGATACTGACAAAGACCCTTGAGTGGGCGTTAAATTGGTGCATCCTGCAGAGCATGTTTGATCG AAACTTCTGTGTGAAAAGGGACTTTATATCTAATCCTATGACATTAAAGAGAAGGCTGAAGGTTGTTGGGCTTGCAATGCTTCTTCTTTCTCCATTTATTGCCATATTCATGTTAGTGTTTCTCTTCCTGCGGCATGCTGAACAGTTCTATCATCATCCAAGCATTGCATTGTCTCGAAGGTGGTCTACTTTGTCAAAGTGGCTTTTTAGGCAATACAATGag GTGGACCATTTGTTCAAACACCGAATCAATAGCAGCAGTGTAGAGCATGCGTCTAATTATCTCAAGCAATTTCCTTCTCCTATTATTTCTATTATTGCAAAGTTCATATCCTTTGTATCTGGCGGCTTTGCTGCAATTTTGATAATCATCGCATTTCTGGAGGAGTCGCTGCTAGAGGGCCAT ATATTTGGACGCAACTTGATTTGGTATGCTGCTGTTTTTGGAGCTATTACAGCAATAAGCCGGTCTGCTGTTACAGATGAGCTTCTAGTCCATGATCCTGAGGGAGAAATGTCTCTGGTGGTCCAACATACACATTATATGCCAAGGAGATGGCGTGGCAAAGAAAATACTGAGAAGGTCCGCATGGAGTTTGAAACCCTATTCAAG TACACTATTATTATGCTACTTGAGGAGATGGCCTCAATTTTCCTCACTCCATATCTACTTATGTTTGTGGTCCCAAAG CGTGTGGATGACATACTGAAGTTCATTGCAGATTGTACAGTGAATGTTGAAGGTGTTGGTCATGTCTGCAG TTTCAGCGTCTTTGACTTTCAAAAGCATGGCAATAGCAATTATGGTTCACCATACAATGCACCTCGCACTGAGAGGAGTTCCCAAGGGAAGATGGAGAAATCATTTTTGAG CTTTAAGAGTAGCTACCCTTCGTGGGAACCAAATGCTCTGGGAAATCAGTTCCTGTCAAATCTTAGAACTTTCAGGGAGCAAAGGCTGCAAGGACAGGGAAATAGACAGGCATATTCTCCTTCAAGAATGTGGCGAGGGAGCCCCATTTTTAGAGGCCATGGAGACAGACCCAACTTTCCACATAATAGTCCCGGAACTGGCTATAGGTTGGGTCCGCTGTGGCTAATTGATGCAGATCAAAAGAATCATCCATATCTTCTTGATTGGTATTATACCTCACAACCTAACCACGTGACTGGTAACTCCAGAGATGGTCCACCAGGACCTTTTGAAGCTACTGAGCAACATCCTGGAGATTATTGGATGCCATCCAACTTGACTCCTAATGAACTGAGGTATGCAGAATACTGGGGTGACCAGTTTGAGCATCGAACTCAATCTCATCTGAGGGCTTCTACATCATCTCCTTTCTTCCGGGATAGTGTACTACGGCATCATGATTCTAGCAATTTGGTAAACCCTACAAGGAGCCATTGGTGGGATAGAAGTGGTCCACATGGAGTACAGCCCGAAACAAGTTTTCTGGAGCCTCCGGATTTCAATCAGCACACTCCAGctaattattatgataatttgtCAGAAAGAAGTTCAAACGATCATGAGAACTTGCACTGGAGGGATGATAACAAGTTATCCCGAACTTATATGGATGACTTAGAGGCTGGAGAATTCAATCTTCattttgatgatatatatagtaGACCTCCGGAAACTCCAAGAATCCAGACACAAGCATCGGGTGATCTGTTTGTTCCCTCCTAA
- the LOC142618757 gene encoding WAT1-related protein At3g18200-like produces MTLALFFEIFLLSLVGVSLTLNMYFASLEYTSPTFGTSMINVVASLTFVIAVALRLEGLDVRNARGIAKVLGTLISLAGVMTMTLYKGPEVQTWKGAPIRLNRSNSVHENWIKGPILAGASCISWSLWYVRQGVVCSGITIFIQLWCTEQRGPVFVTMFNPLGAVLTALQSYFLLGERLYMGRILGAVVVIIGLYLVLWGKEGDQNHIKFQEKTDLTNDELQGCQLQQGTSKRDVP; encoded by the exons ATGACATTAGCATTGTTTTTTGAGATATTTCTGCTTTCTCTGGTAGG GGTTAGCTTAACCCTTAACATGTACTTTGCAAGTTTGGAAtacacttctccaacctttgGCACATCCATGATCAATGTAGTTGCGTCATTGACTTTTGTAATTGCAGTTGCACTCAG GTTGGAGGGCCTTGATGTTAGGAATGCTCGTGGAATAGCCAAAGTCCTGGGAACCTTAATATCGTTGGCTGGGGTCATGACCATGACTTTGTATAAAGGACCTGAAGTTCAAACTTGGAAGGGTGCTCCCATCCGCTTAAACAGAAGCAATTCTGTTCATGAGAACTGGATTAAAGGACCAATTCTAGCTGGTGCAAGTTGCATATCATGGTCTTTATGGTACGTTAGGCAG GGAGTTGTATGCTCAGGTATAACAATCTTCATTCAACTATGGTGCACTGAACAAAGAGGACCAGTTTTTGTGACCATGTTTAATCCCCTTGGAGCAGTGTTGACAGCGCTGCAATCATACTTTCTTCTTGGTGAAAGACTGTACATGGGAAG AATACTGGGAGCAGTTGTTGTTATCATTGGTCTATACTTGGTGTTATGGGGCAAAGAAGGTGATCAAAATCACATCAAGTTCCAAGAGAAAACTGATCTGACAAATGATGAGCTGCAGGGATGCCAGTTACAACAAGGAACTTCAAAAAGGGATGTCCCTTGA
- the LOC142620577 gene encoding uncharacterized protein LOC142620577: protein MVDQGSGADIIYPNLFKGLNLKLEDLIAYDSPLISFEGKAVVQKGQIRLPVQSGKEVVNVDFIVVDVYSPYMAIMARPWLHTLGDVSSTLHVKVKFPSGDQIEELIGSQFVAR, encoded by the coding sequence ATGGTTGATCAGggcagtggcgcagatatcattTATCCTAACTTGTTCAAGGGGCTAAACTTAAAGCTTGAGGATCTTATAGCTTACGATTCGCCattgataagctttgaagggaaagCTGTCGTACAAAAAGGGCAAATTAGgttgcctgtgcaatcaggtaAGGAAGTGGTAaacgtggatttcattgtggtagatgTCTATTCTCCCTACATGGCCATtatggcaagaccttggttgcataCTCTAGGTGATGTATCCTCAACTTTACATGTCAAAGTCAAGTTTCCATCTGGGGATCAAATAGAAGAACTAATTGGGAGTCAATTTGTGGCTAGATAG
- the LOC142618756 gene encoding CDT1-like protein a, chloroplastic: MPMEPSSSSKSKKPHSKHLNSPEQLSSKTPEKQPTQLPRRNRLRNRGVALSVNEVRKVAETLRPNSSARRQIQSWGPTSPEIPQPHKSNKPLPHPTKLPQKYEILAQFFDSLDSSIRLLRLKGSSSSFTNICPKIECLTDRRFTHRHLAQLKFILRDAIEIKRVLVFDERTSCMKPDLHVSINVDAVENDGKLKSESGNMHLRKVLRSRLADFSKSCPEVDEIPEELLPEPFNRKKLDVHSNMKTPTSSTVALTALQSAVSETYIRDDEIAEGTEQDLNSNINNSPNMTFTLGTSIEAHRKQQPVVASHLSRSFCKRFSQKVISHEVQIYPLNLSKTDLQSLVLPVPESPLKKSSSKEKSSSAAGAPSPSKLSFESTGNEKCLAVHASPARLPQSCPPATPSKEIDAMNNENGSPAEIANIHSTPAKHVLTPAGLMNVTPTLYPPKRCYMSPENDSTSSPNKLIRRPPRSRSLKFDTPIKNGNVGDEMDDTGGVSVDNDVFDILPENILQSIIEKERKAVEERNPAISRAKRRRQMIASLPKLFNMILFLFQSIKRSVITKEELIHKIIASHCDIVDRREIEEQLNLLIELVPEWISEKLASGGDLLFCINKMSSPESLRARLEEAK; this comes from the exons ATGCCAATGGAGCCTTCATCTTCATCAAAATCCAAGAAACCACATTCAAAACACTTGAACTCACCCGAGCAGCTGAGCTCCAAAACTCCAGAAAAGCAGCCCACACAGCTCCCCCGCCGCAACCGCTTGCGCAACCGCGGCGTCGCCCTCTCCGTCAACGAAGTCAGAAAAGTCGCCGAAACCCTCCGCCCCAACTCCTCCGCCAGAAGGCAGATCCAATCCTGGGGGCCCACCTCCCCAGAAATCCCCCAGCCCCACAAGTCCAACAAACCGCTCCCCCACCCCACTAAGCTACCCCAAAa GTATGAGATTCTTGCTCAGTTTTTTGATAGCTTGGATAGTTCTATTCGGTTGTTGCGGTTGAAGGGTTCCTCATCCTCTTTTACCAACATTTGCCCCAAAATTGAGTGTTTAACTGATag gaGGTTTACACACAGGCACTTGGCTCAATTGAAGTTTATTTTGCGCGATGCGATTGAGATAAAGAGGGTACTTGTGTTCGATGAGCGGACAAGTTGTATGAAGCCGGATCTCCATGTTTCCATCAACGTTGATGCAGTGGAAAATGATGGGAAGTTGAAATCTGAAAGCGGGAATATGCATTTGAGGAAGGTGTTACGATCGCGGCTTGCAGATTTTTCAAAATCCTGTCCTGAG GTGGATGAAATTCCAGAGGAACTGTTGCCTGAACCATTCAACCGTAAAAAGCTAGACGTCCATTCCAACATGAAAACACCTACCTCATCAACTGTTGCACTAACAGCTCTGCAATCAGCAGTATCAGAAACCTACATTCGGGATGATGAAATTGCAGAAGGAACAGAGCAAGATCTGAATTCAAACATAAACAATTCTCCCAACATGACATTTACCCTCGGGACATCAATCGAAGCACATAGAAAACAGCAACCAGTGGTAGCATCACATCTCTCCCGATCTTTCTGCAAGCGCTTTTCACAGAAAGTCATTAGCCATGAAGTACAGATCTATCCTCTAAACTTATCAAAGACTGATCTCCAATCTTTAGTTCTTCCTGTTCCAGAGTCACCACTTAAAAAAAGTTCCTCCAAAGAGAAAAGTAGTTCTGCTGCTGGTGCTCCATCCCCATCAAAACTGTCATTTGAATCAACCGGCAATGAAAAATGTCTAGCAGTTCATGCTTCCCCTGCTCGTTTGCCACAATCTTGCCCACCAGCAACCCCAAGCAAAGAGATAGATGCCATGAATAATGAGAATGGATCTCCCGCAGAAATTGCTAATATCCATTCGACTCCTGCAAAACATGTTCTCACTCCAGCTGGGCTGATGAATGTCACGCCCACATTGTATCCACCAAAGAGATGTTATATGAGCCCAGAGAATGATTCCACTAGCTCACCAAACAAGTTAATAAGGCGTCCACCCCGTTCAAGATCGTTAAAATTTGACACTCCCATAAAGAATGGAAATGTTGGTGATGAAATGGATGACACTGGAGGTGTTTCAGTTGATAATGATGTTTTTGATATTCTTCCTGAGAATATTTTGCAATCG ataatagagaaagagaggaaggcAGTAGAAGAGAGAAATCCGGCAATCTCACGGGCAAAACGGAGGCGACAAATGATTGCTAGCCTGCCTAAGCTCTTCAACATGATTCTCTTCTTATTTCAGTCTATTAAGCGGTCTGTTATCACAAAAGAGGAGCTTATACACAAGATAATTGCAAGCCATTGTGATATTGTTGACAGAA GAGAAATCGAAGAGCAGCTAAACCTCTTAATAGAATTAGTTCCGGAATGGATTTCAGAAAAGTTGGCATCTGGAGGGGATTTGCTCTTCTG TATAAATAAAATGTCAAGTCCTGAGTCATTACGTGCACGGCTTGAAGAAGCAAAGTGA
- the LOC142619692 gene encoding eukaryotic translation initiation factor 2 subunit alpha homolog, with translation MASQTPNLECRMYEAKYPEVDMAVMIQVKNIADMGAYVSLLEYNNIEGMILFSELSRRRIRSVSSLIKVGRIEPVMVLRVDKEKGYIDLSKRRVSEEDIQACEERYNKSKLVHSIMRHVAETMSIDLEDLYIHVGWPLYRKYGHAFEAFKIIVTDPDTVLNTLTREVKEIGPDGQEVTKVVPALTEEVKDSLIKNIRRRMTPQPLKIRADIEMKCFQFDGVLHIKDAMRKAEAAGNDDCPVKIKLVAPPLYVLTTQTLDKEQGIAVLNRAIIACTEAIEQHKGKLNVKEAARAVSERDDKLLAEHMAKLREANEELSGDEDSEEEEDTGMGEVDVENAGITE, from the exons ATGGCTTCGCAAACTCCAAACCTGGAGTGCCGAATGTACGAGGCAAAGTACCCGGAGGTAGATATGGCGGTGATGATTCAGGTGAAGAACATCGCCGACATGGGCGCCTACGTCTCACTCCTCGAGTACAACAACATCGAGGGCATGATCTTGTTCTCCGAGCTCTCGCGGCGTCGGATTCGGAGCGTGAGCAGTCTCATCAAGGTGGGTCGGATCGAGCCCGTGATGGTGCTCCGTGTCGACAAAGAGAAGGGCTACATCGACCTTAGCAAGAGGCGAGTCTCCGAAGAAGATATCCAGGCTTGCGAGGAGAGGTACAATAAGAGCAAGCTTGTTCACTCCATTATGCGTCACGTCGCTGAGACTATGTCTATCGATTTGGAG GATCTGTATATCCATGTTGGCTGGCCTTTATACCGGAAATATGGCCATGCTTTTGAG GCATTCAAAATTATTGTGACTGATCCTGATACTGTTCTGAATACTCTTACCCGTGAAGTCAAAGAAATCGGTCCTGATGGACAGGAG GTAACTAAGGTGGTTCCTGCATTAACGGAGGAAGTGAAAGATTCTCTAATAAAAAACATTAGGAGAAGAATGACCCCCCAACCTTTGAAGATTCGGGCTGACATTGAAATGAAATGCTTTCAATTTGATGGTGTTCTTCACATCAAG GATGCCATGCGAAAAGCTGAAGCTGCTGGCAATGATGACTGTcctgttaaaataaaattggttgcTCCTCCACTTTATGTTCTTACCACTCAGACTCTTGACAAG GAGCAAGGAATAGCGGTTCTCAATAGAGCAATTATAGCTTGCACTGAAGCAATAGAACAGCACAAGGGAAAACTTAATGTGAAGGAGGCAGCCAGAGCG GTGAGTGAACGGGATGACAAACTACTTGCTGAGCACATGGCCAAGCTACGCGAAGCTAATGAAGAGTTGAGTGGTGATGAGGATAGTGAAGAGGAGGAAGACACAGGAATGGGAGAAGTTGATGTGGAGAATGCCGGGATAACAGAGTGA